DNA sequence from the Acanthochromis polyacanthus isolate Apoly-LR-REF ecotype Palm Island chromosome 5, KAUST_Apoly_ChrSc, whole genome shotgun sequence genome:
AAGAATTACTGAAAATATACATTCATGTTCAGATTTTAAAAGTGGTGACTGTAGCTCTGGCCTTCAGATTACATATACAGTTTCTAAATTTGATGTTATGTAACAAATTCAACCTGTTTCATCTTGCTTGGCCTCCGTATAGGAGAGTATTTGGACCCAGGTAAATTGTCCATTATTGCTGTGACAGTGTCTGGTTTTATTTCCTGCCCTTTAAACTCAGCTGCCCTTCTCCGCTCAGATCCAGCTTTTCTGCTCTCAGAGCCACTCCGTCTTTTCTCTGATCCGCTGCGGTGTCTTTCTTCTCCACTTCTCCTCTGCTCTGAGCCACTCCTCCTCCTGAACCCACCCATCCAGTAGTCCAACGCGTCCCCCTTAACCTCACCAGAGTCCCTGGCGGTGGAGTGAGCCCTGCTGGTAGCACCTTGGACGGGGTTGCGGATGTTTCCTGAAGCTTGCATCCTCCTCAGATGGCTGTTAGTCCTCACAGGGCTGCTGAACCTCTGAGCTCTGGAGCTTCTCTCCGAAGACTGAACCCGACTCTCGCTGTAGCTCCTCTTGGGCAGCGACACCGGTAACCTGGTTCGCTCCAGCATCGGGCTCAGTCTGGTCTGACAGGCGTGGGCTGAGCGGCTGCACGGCGTGATGCAGGCGGAGAGGCGGATCCGGCAGAGAGTGCAGGCGCAGCTGGATAGCAGGGCGGAGTGATTGGCCATCGAGGAGAGGAAGGTGAGGGGGAAGGCACGCTGACACTGGAGGATGCACTTTGGAGAGCTGAGGCGTGACGAGGCAGCAGCCGGTGACCTCCGACAGGTGGAGATAACTTCTGACACCGCCAgcttccctctctcctcctggaGAGTCTGGATCTGACGCCactccagctgcagcagcctCTCCAGGTACCTTTCCAAAGGACCCACAGGCCTCGGCCGGGGAGCCCCTCGGCCCTCCATGTTATAGAAAACAGCCAGCTGACCGAGGCTCCACGAATTAAAAGGTGGAGGGAGGAAGTCTGGGAAGTCAAACCCATCAGAGCTCCGTCTTCTGGCTCTGTGGCTGCGAGATGAGCAGAGTTCGGCCTCGATGATCTCTGGCCTGAGATCAAGCTGTGGAGGAACCCGGCTGCAGGGCGACACCGGGagtctttctgactcagacagGTCGGTGTCGCTGTCCTCACCTCCATGGCCCCTCACACCTCCAACCTCCATCTCTGGTGAGCGTCTCTCCAACAGATCGGAGCTGGAATTGTACAGACGCTGGCAGGAAGAGGCTGCAGTCTGTCTGCTGCCTCTGAatcctgtgtgtttttgttctctgtGGCTGCGGCGCCGAGCAGGAAGCTGCACCTTTGACTCCATCCGGTCGTCCGCAGGAGACACTGGATGAGACTTGGACTCTGAGGTTCCCTGAGCACTGCAAGGAAAAGTAAATGTCATTAAATTAGGACAAATGCAGCACAGAATAACAGCAAATCTGTTCAGTGACGTCACCTGTTTTGAGGAGTATTGCGTTTGGTCGAGGAGGTGTTTGATTTGTGCTTTCTTCTTGGCTGCAGCCTCTGCGATGTCAAACAGATACAAcattaaatgacacattttcttCCTCACTAACAGATATTCAGGCTGTGAACACATTTCAAACTAATACTAAAGCTACTGCTTGTTTTCACTAGTAAATAATATGACTTAATGACATTTCaccttgggctgcacagtggagtagtggtaagcaactttcgccttgcagcaagaagatccctggttcaaatcccagggtgggcctgggatctttctgcatggagtttgcatgttctccctgtgcatgtgtgattgtttgtctgtatatgtagccctgtgacagactggtgacctgtccagggtgtcccctgccttcacccgagtcagctgggataggctccagcaccccccacaaccatagtgaggataaagcagtgtacagagagtggatggatggacatttcaTCTTCCTGTATAAACACTGAGATGCCATAGAAATGTGtgctatttgtaaaaaaaaaaaaaaagaaagaagaagaagcagtgaCTGCACACTGGATAGTTAGAGCTGGCTGAGTTAGTTTCAGCTAAAGCTAATTAAccaactttttcttctttcttgtgTTTAAAAAAGCCTTTTGATGTTCCTACATGTTATCATGTTTCTCCCTGAGCGCTTCTgcttaaaaaaatatctttgaATCATCTTTTAGATTTACTACAAAAACACTGtcagcaatttatactcctgaaatggcacaaaaattATGGCTTCACTTTGGCAAAGAGTCTTCAAACACCTAATGCTTTTCCTTTCTACTTCACTGTTTCTGTAGTTACTGTTACTGCTATGAATTAAGTTAGAAATTAGATACTGAACGaacattcttttaaaaataattatgagAAAATGGCATTATTACATAAAGTAATATCCAATATAAATGTAAAGCATGGAAGATATTGAAACGAAAGGAATATTTATGAAAAAAGAGTGACTTACTATTATTCAAGTATTGACAGATAAATGGTTTCTggttaaatatttt
Encoded proteins:
- the fam217bb gene encoding uncharacterized protein fam217bb, which gives rise to MGTILQERVAPRCVERVSSREREWKKKAAWSNNRPNVASNKMGRRQSQRRTPQPQYPLPSQENNNNEKRLQPRRKHKSNTSSTKRNTPQNSAQGTSESKSHPVSPADDRMESKVQLPARRRSHREQKHTGFRGSRQTAASSCQRLYNSSSDLLERRSPEMEVGGVRGHGGEDSDTDLSESERLPVSPCSRVPPQLDLRPEIIEAELCSSRSHRARRRSSDGFDFPDFLPPPFNSWSLGQLAVFYNMEGRGAPRPRPVGPLERYLERLLQLEWRQIQTLQEERGKLAVSEVISTCRRSPAAASSRLSSPKCILQCQRAFPLTFLSSMANHSALLSSCACTLCRIRLSACITPCSRSAHACQTRLSPMLERTRLPVSLPKRSYSESRVQSSERSSRAQRFSSPVRTNSHLRRMQASGNIRNPVQGATSRAHSTARDSGEVKGDALDYWMGGFRRRSGSEQRRSGEERHRSGSEKRRSGSESRKAGSERRRAAEFKGQEIKPDTVTAIMDNLPGSKYSPIRRPSKMKQVEFVT